Proteins co-encoded in one Spirosoma endbachense genomic window:
- a CDS encoding aminotransferase class V-fold PLP-dependent enzyme, whose amino-acid sequence MPQSRRSFMRQLGAAAASPLVLPDWSETNALTSLQQFPETLKSPQQWAQDEDFWAWVKTEFTVSPNVLNLNNGGVSPQPKSVQDAHIRFYQFANEAPSFYMWRVLDQGREALRSKLADLSGCLPDELAINRNSTEGLNTVIFGLNLKPGDEIVLTKQDYPNMINAWKQREKRDGIKLVWLDLVLPSENEDELVAKYVKAFTPRTKVVHITHIINWIGQIMPVRKIADAAHAKGIEVICDGAHSYAHLDYKIPDLGCDYYATSLHKWLCAPFGSGMLYIRKDKIKNVWALLSNTEPDGADIRKFESLGTRSFASEMAIGTAVDFHQAIGSARKQARLHYLKNYWAERVRDLPGVHVHTSLKPEWAGAIALFSVDGMKSTEVDSQLFGSHKIHAVGIDWENIHGVRVTPHVYTTPKDLDRLVAAIASMAGKQKKS is encoded by the coding sequence ATGCCTCAATCCCGTCGATCCTTCATGCGACAGCTTGGCGCGGCAGCCGCCAGCCCATTGGTCTTGCCCGACTGGTCTGAAACAAACGCGCTGACGTCATTACAGCAGTTTCCTGAGACGTTAAAATCACCGCAGCAGTGGGCACAGGACGAAGATTTCTGGGCATGGGTTAAAACTGAGTTTACTGTTTCGCCAAACGTGCTGAACCTCAATAATGGCGGAGTTAGTCCGCAGCCGAAGTCGGTACAGGATGCGCACATTCGGTTCTATCAATTTGCGAACGAAGCGCCGTCATTCTACATGTGGCGGGTTCTGGATCAGGGACGGGAAGCATTGCGGTCAAAACTGGCCGATCTTTCGGGTTGCTTACCCGATGAACTGGCCATCAATCGTAATTCGACCGAAGGGCTGAACACCGTAATTTTTGGGTTGAATCTCAAACCGGGTGATGAAATCGTGTTGACAAAACAGGACTATCCGAATATGATCAACGCCTGGAAACAGCGCGAGAAACGGGATGGTATCAAACTGGTCTGGCTTGATTTGGTATTGCCTTCCGAAAACGAAGATGAACTGGTGGCGAAGTATGTGAAAGCGTTTACTCCCCGCACAAAAGTGGTCCATATTACGCACATCATCAATTGGATCGGTCAGATAATGCCAGTCCGAAAAATTGCCGATGCTGCCCATGCCAAAGGCATTGAGGTTATTTGTGATGGCGCGCATTCGTATGCCCACCTCGACTACAAAATTCCCGATCTCGGCTGCGATTATTATGCTACCAGCCTCCACAAATGGCTCTGTGCGCCATTTGGCAGTGGCATGCTTTACATCAGGAAAGATAAAATAAAAAACGTTTGGGCGCTGCTATCGAACACCGAACCCGACGGGGCGGATATTCGGAAGTTTGAGTCACTGGGGACGCGGTCGTTTGCGTCCGAAATGGCGATTGGAACCGCCGTCGATTTTCATCAGGCAATTGGGTCGGCCCGGAAGCAGGCTCGATTACATTACCTCAAAAACTACTGGGCCGAACGGGTTCGCGACCTTCCAGGGGTACATGTGCATACGTCGCTCAAACCTGAGTGGGCAGGAGCTATTGCACTGTTCTCGGTTGATGGTATGAAATCGACCGAAGTCGATAGCCAGTTGTTTGGATCACACAAGATTCACGCTGTTGGCATCGACTGGGAGAATATTCATGGTGTCCGTGTAACTCCTCATGTATACACGACACCGAAAGACCTCGACCGCCTGGTTGCGGCTATTGCCAGTATGGCGGGCAAGCAAAAAAAGAGCTAA